In Nocardia sputorum, a single genomic region encodes these proteins:
- a CDS encoding DUF397 domain-containing protein, producing MEVAHLDGGMVGVRDSKDPTGPALVFTPGAWDAVISGVQYGQFHPPA from the coding sequence GTGGAGGTTGCGCACCTCGACGGCGGCATGGTCGGAGTCCGTGATTCCAAGGACCCCACCGGCCCGGCGCTGGTCTTCACTCCAGGCGCGTGGGACGCCGTCATCTCTGGCGTGCAGTACGGGCAGTTCCACCCGCCCGCCTGA
- the uraH gene encoding hydroxyisourate hydrolase, with product MSALSTHVLDAVRGTPAAGVTVTLYQQARQLDSGETGADGRIRALGEALEPGTYRLVFDTGAYFTRQGVETFYPEVSITFTMTDERRYHVPLLLSPFAFSTYRGS from the coding sequence GTGAGCGCGCTGAGCACCCACGTGCTGGACGCGGTGCGGGGTACGCCCGCCGCGGGCGTCACGGTGACGTTGTACCAGCAGGCGCGCCAGCTCGATTCGGGCGAAACGGGCGCGGACGGGCGGATCCGCGCATTGGGCGAAGCGCTCGAACCGGGAACCTATCGGCTGGTGTTCGACACCGGCGCCTACTTCACGAGGCAGGGGGTCGAAACCTTCTATCCGGAGGTGAGCATCACGTTCACCATGACCGATGAGCGGCGCTATCACGTCCCATTGCTGTTGTCGCCCTTCGCCTTTTCCACCTATCGAGGGAGCTGA
- the pucL gene encoding factor-independent urate hydroxylase, with translation MELTGPIELTGHRYGKAENRIVRIYRQSARHEIRDVNVSTVLRGDFADAYVSGDQAKVLPTDTQKQTAYAFAKQPGLRAIEDYALALADHFVADIEPVRSARVEVDQYAWRRVSVGGVEHDHTWVRSGPDVRTAAVTVTGSGDERRAWVVGGVKDLTILKSTGSEFADFLTDDFTVLAPTHDRMLATALVAEWRFASSTGVDWDEVYAGVRARLVETFATLHSKALQQTLFEMGKAALAAYPVLAEIRLAAPNKHHFEYDLARFGIENRGEVYHADDRPYGLIHATVARADAPEAGLAWTR, from the coding sequence ATGGAACTGACCGGACCGATCGAGCTGACCGGCCACAGATACGGCAAGGCGGAGAACCGGATCGTCCGCATCTACCGGCAGAGCGCACGGCACGAGATCCGCGACGTGAACGTGTCCACCGTGCTGCGCGGTGATTTCGCCGACGCGTACGTGTCCGGCGACCAGGCGAAGGTCTTGCCCACCGACACGCAGAAGCAGACGGCCTACGCCTTCGCGAAGCAGCCGGGATTGCGAGCCATCGAGGACTACGCGCTCGCGCTGGCCGATCATTTCGTCGCCGACATCGAACCGGTGCGCAGCGCGCGCGTCGAGGTCGACCAATACGCCTGGCGGCGCGTGTCGGTCGGCGGCGTGGAGCACGACCACACCTGGGTGCGCAGCGGGCCGGACGTGCGCACCGCGGCCGTCACCGTGACCGGCAGCGGCGACGAACGACGGGCCTGGGTCGTCGGCGGGGTGAAGGACCTGACCATCCTCAAGTCGACCGGCTCGGAGTTCGCGGATTTCCTGACCGACGACTTCACCGTGCTCGCGCCGACCCATGATCGGATGCTGGCCACCGCGCTGGTGGCCGAATGGCGGTTCGCGAGCAGCACGGGCGTGGACTGGGACGAGGTCTACGCGGGCGTGCGGGCGCGGCTGGTGGAGACCTTCGCGACGCTGCACTCGAAGGCCCTGCAACAGACCCTGTTCGAAATGGGCAAGGCCGCGCTGGCGGCCTACCCGGTGCTGGCCGAGATCCGGCTCGCCGCGCCGAACAAGCATCACTTCGAGTACGACCTGGCCCGCTTCGGCATCGAGAACCGCGGCGAGGTGTACCACGCCGACGACCGGCCCTACGGGTTGATCCACGCCACCGTGGCACGTGCCGACGCGCCGGAAGCGGGCCTCGCGTGGACCAGGTGA
- the puuE gene encoding allantoinase PuuE — translation MSERKSIPRVAPAGAERTARDFVGYGPNPPDPRWPGEARIAVQFVLNYEEGGENNVLDGDEHSETFLSEMTPAEAFPNRHMSMESLYEYGSRAGLWRVLRVFERRGLPLTIFAVARALQRNPEAVAAFRELDHEIACHGLRWKSYQLTDRDTERAHMAEAVRILTELTGAPPLGWYTGRDSPNTRELVVEHGGFAYDADSYADDLPYWVRVHDRDHLVVPYTLDTNDMRFASPAGFPTGEQFFAHVRDAFDVLYREGAEGSPKMLSIGLHCRLIGRPARAAALERLLDHIQSYDQVWITRRIDIAEHWRAVHPPPAS, via the coding sequence ATGAGCGAGCGAAAGTCGATACCGCGCGTCGCGCCTGCCGGAGCCGAGCGTACTGCAAGGGATTTCGTCGGGTACGGCCCGAACCCGCCGGACCCGCGATGGCCGGGTGAGGCGCGGATCGCGGTCCAATTCGTGCTCAATTACGAAGAGGGCGGCGAGAACAATGTCCTCGACGGCGACGAACACTCCGAAACGTTCCTCTCGGAGATGACGCCCGCCGAAGCGTTCCCGAACCGTCATATGAGCATGGAGTCGCTTTACGAGTACGGCTCCCGCGCCGGGCTGTGGCGGGTGCTGCGCGTCTTCGAGCGACGCGGACTGCCACTGACGATATTCGCGGTGGCCCGCGCGCTGCAACGCAACCCCGAGGCGGTGGCGGCCTTCCGGGAACTGGACCACGAGATCGCCTGCCATGGCCTGCGGTGGAAGTCCTACCAGCTCACCGATCGCGATACCGAACGCGCGCACATGGCCGAGGCGGTGCGCATCCTCACCGAGCTGACCGGCGCGCCGCCGCTGGGCTGGTACACCGGCCGCGACTCCCCGAATACCAGAGAACTGGTGGTCGAGCACGGCGGCTTCGCCTACGACGCGGATTCCTACGCCGACGACCTGCCCTATTGGGTGCGCGTACACGACCGCGACCACCTGGTGGTGCCCTACACCCTGGACACCAACGACATGCGCTTCGCCTCACCCGCCGGTTTCCCCACCGGCGAACAGTTCTTCGCCCACGTCCGTGACGCCTTCGACGTCCTCTATCGCGAAGGCGCCGAAGGCAGTCCGAAAATGCTCTCGATCGGCCTGCACTGCCGCCTCATCGGCCGCCCCGCCCGCGCCGCCGCCCTGGAGCGCCTACTCGACCACATCCAGTCCTACGACCAGGTCTGGATCACCCGCCGCATCGACATCGCCGAACACTGGCGCGCGGTCCACCCCCCGCCCGCCTCCTGA
- a CDS encoding DUF6986 family protein: MTKVPENVRARIESMLDTVDTELRRRYPGSNGRSQPIHTVYVPADRVAEETPREWGAAAVELLDRHHDLLASLDASGSLPDVRKRLESDPVQDLRIDFEDGYGLRADAEEDRAATAAGAVLAAWARRSAGPASSGIRMKGLGGGERRRALRTLDLVLEGVGGVPPGFVFTVPKVRAVQQVSALVQLCVGVERAYGIAEGSLRFELQIESPQAILGADGTAPVAAMLTLSEGRCSALHFGTYDYTAACGVAAPDQALDHPAADYAKAVMQVAAAQTGVWVCDGSTQIVPDGDPAAALRNHHRLVTRALRRGYYQGWDMHPGHLVTRWLATFDFFRRAIDVAVPRLLDYLARRGGDVVDEPATAEALAATVLRGIECGARPDAGAAELTEAVLRALAARAPLPAETP; encoded by the coding sequence ATGACGAAGGTGCCGGAGAACGTCCGCGCGCGGATCGAGTCGATGCTCGACACGGTGGACACCGAACTGCGCCGCAGGTATCCCGGATCGAACGGCCGCTCGCAACCGATCCACACCGTGTACGTCCCGGCCGACCGGGTCGCGGAGGAGACTCCGCGGGAGTGGGGCGCGGCCGCGGTCGAACTGCTCGACCGCCACCACGATCTGCTGGCCTCCCTCGACGCCAGCGGCTCACTTCCCGACGTGCGTAAACGACTGGAGTCGGACCCGGTTCAAGATCTGCGCATCGACTTCGAGGACGGCTACGGCCTGCGCGCCGACGCCGAGGAGGACCGCGCGGCCACGGCGGCGGGTGCGGTGCTCGCGGCCTGGGCGCGGCGCTCCGCGGGTCCGGCGAGCAGCGGCATCCGGATGAAGGGCTTGGGCGGCGGCGAGCGTCGTCGTGCGCTCCGCACGCTGGATCTCGTGTTGGAGGGCGTGGGCGGGGTGCCCCCGGGCTTCGTCTTCACCGTGCCGAAAGTGCGTGCCGTACAGCAGGTTTCGGCTCTGGTTCAGCTGTGCGTCGGGGTGGAGCGCGCGTACGGCATCGCCGAGGGCAGTCTGCGCTTCGAACTGCAGATCGAGAGCCCGCAGGCGATCCTGGGCGCGGACGGCACGGCCCCGGTAGCCGCCATGCTCACTCTCTCCGAAGGTCGTTGTAGCGCATTACATTTCGGCACCTACGACTACACTGCCGCCTGTGGCGTCGCCGCGCCGGATCAAGCGCTCGACCACCCGGCCGCCGACTACGCCAAAGCGGTGATGCAGGTGGCGGCCGCGCAGACCGGGGTGTGGGTGTGCGACGGATCCACGCAGATCGTGCCCGACGGCGATCCCGCGGCCGCGCTGCGCAACCACCACCGGCTGGTCACCCGGGCGTTGCGGCGGGGGTACTACCAGGGCTGGGACATGCATCCGGGCCACCTGGTCACCCGCTGGCTGGCCACCTTCGACTTCTTCCGCCGGGCGATCGACGTCGCGGTTCCGCGCCTGCTGGACTACCTGGCTCGGCGCGGCGGCGACGTCGTCGACGAACCCGCCACCGCCGAAGCGCTGGCCGCGACCGTGCTGCGCGGCATCGAGTGCGGCGCCCGCCCGGACGCCGGCGCTGCGGAACTCACCGAGGCGGTCCTGCGTGCCCTGGCGGCACGGGCGCCGCTGCCTGCGGAGACGCCGTGA
- a CDS encoding 8-oxoguanine deaminase — protein MDQVTVIADCAVATVDPHGTEYVSGHVVVRGNRIDAVGAGDPPEVGGARRIDGRGCLLTPGLVNTHQHLYQWITRGLATDHTLFEWLGKLYPVWAGIDEDAVRVAATGALAALAATGCTTTTDHHYVFPRDGGDPLAAEITAAARVGLRFHPCRGSMDLGASAGGLPPDHLVERLDDILAASAEAVARWHDPSFDAMLRIALAPCSPFSVTPDLLRESAALARATGVRLHTHLAETADEQDYCASAFGCTPAQYMQRLGWFGPDVWYAHAVHLDDDAIDAMAETGTGVAHCPTSNARLGAGVARTADLVRAGVPVGLGVDGAASNEAGSMIEEPRHALLWARNRGGPHAMTVRTALELATMGGARVLGRAAEIGSIEVGKLADLALWRLDTAAHAGIQDPVTALVLGSAPPLAALLVNGREVVRDGEVRTVDTDVVAGEVARAQAALLAKAG, from the coding sequence GTGGACCAGGTGACCGTCATCGCGGACTGCGCCGTCGCGACCGTGGACCCGCACGGGACCGAGTACGTCAGCGGCCACGTCGTCGTGCGCGGCAACCGGATCGACGCGGTCGGCGCGGGCGACCCGCCGGAAGTGGGCGGTGCGCGGCGCATCGACGGGCGCGGCTGCCTGCTGACGCCCGGGCTGGTGAACACCCATCAGCATCTCTATCAATGGATCACCCGGGGCCTGGCCACCGACCACACGCTGTTCGAGTGGCTGGGAAAGCTCTACCCCGTCTGGGCGGGTATCGATGAGGACGCGGTCCGCGTGGCGGCCACGGGCGCACTCGCCGCCCTCGCCGCCACCGGGTGCACCACCACCACCGATCACCACTACGTGTTCCCCCGCGACGGCGGTGACCCGCTCGCCGCCGAGATCACCGCGGCGGCGCGGGTCGGTCTGCGGTTTCACCCCTGTCGCGGCTCGATGGACCTGGGGGCGAGTGCGGGCGGGCTGCCGCCCGATCATCTGGTGGAACGCCTGGACGACATCCTCGCCGCGAGCGCGGAGGCCGTCGCGCGCTGGCACGACCCGTCGTTCGACGCCATGCTGCGGATCGCGCTGGCGCCGTGCTCGCCCTTCTCGGTCACACCGGACCTGCTGCGCGAGTCGGCGGCGCTGGCCCGCGCGACAGGGGTCCGGCTGCACACCCACCTCGCCGAGACCGCCGACGAACAGGACTATTGCGCCTCGGCCTTCGGCTGCACGCCCGCGCAGTACATGCAGCGGCTCGGCTGGTTCGGTCCCGACGTCTGGTACGCGCACGCCGTCCACCTGGACGACGACGCGATCGACGCCATGGCGGAAACGGGCACCGGCGTGGCGCATTGCCCCACGTCGAACGCGCGGCTCGGCGCGGGCGTCGCCCGCACCGCCGACCTGGTGCGCGCGGGCGTCCCGGTGGGTCTCGGTGTCGACGGGGCGGCCAGCAACGAGGCGGGTTCGATGATCGAGGAGCCGCGCCACGCGCTGCTGTGGGCGCGCAACCGGGGCGGCCCGCACGCGATGACCGTGCGCACCGCGTTGGAACTGGCCACCATGGGCGGGGCTCGCGTGCTGGGCCGCGCCGCCGAGATCGGTTCGATCGAGGTGGGCAAACTGGCCGACTTGGCGCTGTGGCGCCTGGACACGGCCGCGCACGCCGGGATCCAGGATCCGGTGACCGCCCTCGTGCTCGGCTCGGCCCCGCCGCTGGCGGCGCTGCTGGTGAACGGACGCGAGGTGGTGCGCGACGGCGAGGTCAGGACGGTCGACACGGACGTGGTCGCCGGCGAGGTGGCACGGGCGCAGGCGGCGTTGCTCGCGAAGGCGGGTTGA
- the alc gene encoding allantoicase, giving the protein MTGHPNGVIPGDAGREDAEFTLLPDLAVRPLGGSVIWANDEFFAEKENLINPGPAQYRPSTFGHKGQIYDGWETRRHRGQPGDDAAIVRLGVPGVIRGIVVDTAWFKGNYPPAVSVSALEIEDYLPAEAIAARDDWVMLVDRSPVAGDSRNLFPVENEKRWTHVKLAMHPDGGVARLCVHGEGRPDPRLLGLRPLDLAALENGALVLDCSNRFYSSPNQLLYPGWARSMGEGWETARRRDDGNDWVRIRLAGPGLIRLAELDTSYFLGNSPGAARLTGRTNDGTELELLPRTALLPDTRHRFPIAPMAASVEEVRLDIYPDGGLARLRLYGELGA; this is encoded by the coding sequence GTGACGGGCCATCCGAACGGGGTCATCCCGGGAGACGCCGGGCGCGAGGACGCGGAGTTCACCCTGCTGCCGGATCTGGCGGTCCGGCCGCTCGGCGGCTCGGTGATCTGGGCGAACGACGAATTCTTCGCGGAGAAGGAGAACCTGATCAACCCCGGCCCCGCGCAGTACCGTCCGTCCACCTTCGGGCACAAAGGGCAGATCTACGACGGCTGGGAGACCCGCAGGCACCGCGGGCAGCCCGGCGACGACGCCGCGATCGTGCGGCTCGGCGTGCCGGGCGTGATCCGCGGCATCGTCGTGGACACCGCGTGGTTCAAGGGCAACTATCCGCCCGCCGTCTCGGTGTCCGCGTTGGAGATCGAGGACTATCTTCCAGCGGAAGCCATTGCCGCGCGTGATGATTGGGTGATGCTGGTCGATCGCTCCCCGGTCGCGGGGGACAGCCGCAACCTGTTCCCGGTCGAGAACGAGAAGCGCTGGACCCACGTGAAACTCGCGATGCACCCGGACGGCGGCGTGGCCAGGCTGTGCGTGCACGGCGAGGGCAGGCCCGATCCGCGTCTGCTCGGGCTCCGCCCGCTGGATCTGGCCGCCTTGGAGAACGGCGCGCTGGTGCTGGACTGCTCCAATCGCTTCTACAGCTCGCCCAACCAGCTGCTGTATCCCGGCTGGGCCCGGTCCATGGGTGAGGGCTGGGAGACCGCCCGGCGCCGGGACGACGGCAACGACTGGGTGCGCATCCGCCTGGCCGGACCCGGACTGATCCGGCTCGCCGAACTGGACACCTCCTACTTTCTCGGCAACAGTCCGGGCGCCGCCCGGCTCACCGGCCGCACCAACGACGGCACCGAGCTGGAGCTGTTGCCGCGCACCGCCCTGCTACCCGACACCAGGCACCGGTTCCCGATCGCGCCGATGGCCGCGTCCGTGGAGGAAGTGCGCCTGGACATCTACCCGGATGGCGGATTGGCGCGGCTGCGACTGTACGGCGAGCTCGGCGCATGA
- a CDS encoding FAD binding domain-containing protein, whose translation MDLDTIREVVIARERADLAALGPSAAVLAGGTFLFSEPQHRLVRLVDITGLGWPSFEIRDDGLEIAATCTLAEFAGAAPGRELGMPVLHEPWPGTALFARSCRALLASHKIWRTATVGGNVCLALPAGAVLGALVALDGKAQVWAADGADRSIPLREFVLAPGRTVLRPGDVLRSIHLPRSSLLARTSFRKIALAPLGRSGSVVMGRRERDGRGAITITAATTRPVVLDFAEPLTADAISDAVDGIDPALWFDDPHGSPEWRAHVTGMLAHEVAAELRES comes from the coding sequence GTGGACCTGGACACGATCCGCGAGGTGGTGATCGCCCGCGAGCGGGCGGACCTGGCGGCGCTCGGCCCGTCGGCCGCGGTGCTCGCCGGAGGGACCTTCCTGTTCTCCGAGCCGCAGCATCGACTGGTGCGGCTGGTGGACATCACCGGCTTGGGGTGGCCTTCGTTCGAGATCCGGGACGACGGACTGGAGATCGCGGCGACCTGCACCCTGGCCGAGTTCGCCGGCGCGGCGCCGGGACGCGAGCTGGGGATGCCGGTGCTGCACGAGCCGTGGCCGGGGACCGCGCTGTTCGCACGGTCGTGCCGGGCGCTGCTGGCCTCGCACAAGATCTGGCGCACCGCCACCGTCGGGGGGAACGTCTGCCTCGCCCTGCCCGCGGGCGCGGTGCTCGGCGCGCTGGTCGCGCTCGACGGGAAGGCGCAGGTATGGGCTGCGGACGGTGCCGATCGGAGCATTCCGCTGCGGGAGTTCGTCCTGGCGCCGGGACGCACGGTGTTGCGGCCCGGTGACGTGTTGCGCTCGATTCACTTGCCGCGGTCGAGTCTGCTGGCGCGCACGAGTTTCCGGAAGATCGCGCTCGCTCCGCTGGGCCGTTCCGGCTCCGTGGTGATGGGACGGCGGGAACGGGACGGCCGCGGCGCGATCACCATCACGGCCGCCACGACCAGGCCCGTCGTCCTGGACTTCGCCGAGCCGCTCACCGCGGACGCGATCAGCGACGCCGTGGACGGCATCGATCCCGCCCTCTGGTTCGACGATCCGCACGGCTCGCCCGAGTGGCGCGCGCACGTCACCGGGATGCTCGCCCACGAGGTCGCCGCCGAACTGCGGGAATCCTGA
- a CDS encoding DUF397 domain-containing protein → MSADLSTAKWFKSSRSGTGKDCVEVAHLTGGMVGVRDSKNSTGPALIFTPSEWDTFTATITDGGFDFSE, encoded by the coding sequence GTGAGTGCCGACCTATCGACGGCGAAGTGGTTCAAGAGCAGCCGCAGCGGCACGGGCAAGGACTGCGTCGAGGTCGCACATCTCACCGGAGGCATGGTCGGGGTTCGCGACTCCAAGAACTCCACCGGACCAGCGTTGATCTTCACACCCTCCGAGTGGGATACCTTCACAGCAACAATCACCGATGGTGGGTTCGACTTCTCAGAGTGA
- a CDS encoding molybdopterin-dependent oxidoreductase: MRFEVDGRTVDVTARPGQCLRTALRDSGALAVKKGCDTGDCGACSVLVDGMTVHSCVFPAYRADGRSVVTAAGLGTPEHPHPVQRRFVDNAAFQCGFCTAGMVVTAAGLRGGEQVDVPGDELAELMKGNLCRCTGYRAIRAALGEPTVTGGGSGGGALAGPRLVSGSEPFTLDLPQVGSRAEDRSRVGESAPPTAPLHLAVLTSPHPHARIRSIATAAAEALPGVHAVFTHADAPDVPFSTARHEARTDDPDDTYVLDRTVRFVGQRVAAVVADSVAIAREACRLLEVDYEVLPAVFEPEDALRADAPKLHGDKPASARIADSARNLIAELHGEVGDVAAGLTAAAQVVRGVWYSPRGQHVHLETHGGVGWLDDAGRLVIRCSTQVPFLVRDELCRLFGLDAAQVRVLAARVGGGFGAKQEMLAEDLIALAVLRTGRPVQYEFTRSDEFTSATCRHPMRVEVTAGADATGVLTALAVDVLADTGAYGNHSGGVMYHGVGESVELYRCANKRVDARVVYTNNVPSGAFRGYGLGQVIFAVESALDELAHALGMDPFELRRRNVVVPGDRFVGAAVNESDLMFGSYGLDQCLDLAERALLRGNDVHAPGPEWRVGTGMAAAMIATVPPRGHRSAATAALLPDGRYEIRCGTAEFGNGTTTVHAQLAATALDTEIARIVVRHADTDLVDHDTGAFGSTGIVVAGKAVYAAACALRGLLLARAAELAGVPERDCALTSGGVHCGDRLLPAAELLTGGDLVAHAEHGGSPRSVSFNVQAFRVAVHPGTGQVRILQSIQAADAGTVLNPVQCRGQVEGGVAQAVGTTLYEDMRSAHGVVGARTLRHYHVPQFADVPRTEVYFAETADALGPLGAKSMSESPYNPVTPALANAIRDAVGVRLYRLPITADRVWAALREKGSR; encoded by the coding sequence ATGCGGTTCGAAGTGGACGGCAGGACCGTCGACGTCACGGCGCGGCCGGGCCAGTGCCTGCGGACGGCGCTGCGGGACAGTGGCGCCCTGGCGGTGAAGAAGGGGTGCGACACGGGCGATTGCGGAGCCTGCTCGGTGCTGGTCGACGGAATGACGGTGCACTCCTGCGTCTTTCCCGCGTATCGCGCCGACGGGCGTTCCGTCGTCACCGCCGCCGGGCTCGGGACGCCCGAGCACCCGCACCCGGTGCAGCGCCGGTTCGTCGACAACGCCGCCTTCCAATGCGGGTTCTGCACCGCGGGCATGGTGGTCACGGCAGCGGGGCTCCGGGGTGGTGAGCAGGTCGACGTGCCGGGCGACGAACTGGCCGAATTGATGAAAGGGAACCTCTGCCGCTGCACGGGTTACCGCGCCATCCGCGCGGCGCTGGGCGAGCCGACCGTCACCGGCGGGGGCTCCGGTGGCGGTGCCTTGGCCGGGCCGCGCCTCGTGTCCGGCAGCGAGCCGTTCACGCTGGACCTACCGCAGGTCGGCTCGCGCGCGGAGGATCGGTCACGAGTCGGCGAGAGCGCGCCGCCGACCGCTCCGCTGCACCTCGCCGTGCTGACCAGCCCGCACCCCCACGCGCGCATCCGCTCGATCGCCACTGCCGCCGCCGAGGCGCTGCCGGGCGTGCACGCGGTATTCACCCATGCCGATGCGCCGGACGTGCCGTTCTCCACCGCGCGGCACGAAGCGCGCACCGACGACCCCGACGACACCTACGTGCTCGACCGGACCGTCCGGTTCGTGGGGCAGCGGGTGGCCGCGGTGGTGGCCGACAGCGTCGCGATCGCCCGTGAGGCATGCCGCTTGCTGGAAGTCGACTACGAGGTGTTGCCCGCCGTCTTCGAGCCGGAAGACGCGCTGCGCGCCGACGCGCCGAAACTGCACGGCGACAAACCGGCCTCGGCCCGGATCGCCGATTCCGCCCGCAACCTGATCGCCGAGCTGCACGGGGAGGTGGGCGATGTCGCGGCGGGACTGACCGCCGCGGCTCAGGTAGTGCGAGGTGTCTGGTACTCCCCACGCGGACAGCACGTGCACTTGGAGACGCACGGCGGGGTCGGCTGGCTGGACGACGCCGGACGGCTCGTCATCCGGTGCAGCACGCAGGTGCCGTTCCTGGTCCGCGACGAACTGTGCCGGCTGTTCGGGCTGGACGCGGCGCAGGTGCGGGTGCTCGCGGCCAGGGTCGGCGGCGGATTCGGCGCGAAGCAGGAGATGCTGGCCGAGGACCTGATCGCGCTGGCCGTGCTGCGCACCGGCAGACCGGTGCAGTACGAGTTCACCCGCTCCGACGAGTTCACCTCCGCCACGTGCCGTCATCCGATGCGGGTCGAGGTGACGGCGGGGGCCGACGCCACCGGTGTACTCACCGCCTTGGCCGTCGACGTACTCGCCGACACCGGCGCTTACGGCAACCACAGCGGCGGCGTGATGTATCACGGCGTCGGCGAGTCGGTGGAGCTGTACCGCTGCGCCAACAAGCGGGTCGACGCGCGGGTGGTGTACACCAACAACGTCCCTTCCGGCGCGTTCCGCGGCTACGGCCTCGGGCAGGTGATCTTCGCGGTGGAGTCGGCGCTGGACGAGCTGGCGCACGCGCTCGGCATGGACCCGTTCGAACTGCGCCGCCGCAACGTCGTGGTGCCCGGCGACCGGTTCGTCGGCGCGGCGGTGAACGAGAGCGACCTCATGTTCGGCAGCTACGGCCTGGACCAGTGCCTGGACCTCGCCGAACGGGCGCTGCTGCGCGGCAACGACGTGCATGCGCCCGGCCCCGAGTGGCGGGTGGGCACCGGCATGGCCGCCGCGATGATCGCGACCGTCCCGCCGCGCGGCCACCGGTCGGCGGCGACGGCCGCGCTGTTGCCCGACGGTCGCTACGAGATCCGCTGCGGTACAGCGGAATTCGGCAACGGCACGACGACGGTGCACGCGCAGCTCGCGGCCACCGCGCTGGACACCGAGATCGCCCGCATCGTGGTCCGGCACGCCGATACCGACCTGGTGGACCACGACACCGGCGCGTTCGGCTCCACCGGCATCGTGGTCGCGGGCAAGGCCGTGTACGCGGCGGCGTGCGCGTTGCGCGGGCTCCTGCTGGCCAGAGCGGCCGAACTGGCGGGCGTCCCGGAGCGGGACTGCGCGCTGACCTCCGGCGGCGTGCACTGCGGTGACCGGTTGCTTCCCGCGGCCGAACTGCTGACCGGCGGCGATCTCGTCGCTCACGCCGAGCACGGGGGCAGCCCCAGGTCGGTGAGCTTCAATGTGCAGGCATTCCGCGTCGCCGTGCATCCCGGCACCGGGCAGGTGCGCATCCTGCAGTCGATCCAGGCCGCCGACGCGGGGACGGTGCTCAACCCGGTGCAGTGCCGCGGGCAGGTCGAGGGCGGTGTCGCGCAGGCCGTCGGCACCACGCTGTACGAGGACATGCGTAGCGCGCACGGCGTGGTCGGCGCGCGGACCCTGCGGCACTACCACGTGCCGCAGTTCGCCGACGTGCCGCGCACGGAGGTCTACTTCGCCGAGACCGCCGACGCGCTCGGCCCGCTGGGCGCCAAGTCGATGAGCGAATCGCCGTACAACCCGGTCACGCCCGCGCTCGCCAACGCGATCCGCGACGCGGTCGGCGTGCGGCTGTACCGGCTGCCGATAACCGCGGACCGGGTCTGGGCCGCACTGCGGGAGAAGGGATCACGATGA
- the uraD gene encoding 2-oxo-4-hydroxy-4-carboxy-5-ureidoimidazoline decarboxylase, protein MTDRRPGIAAFDALSDDAAYQAVLRCCSAPGFARSVVAGRPYRRVEALLDAAEELSALLPESELELALAGHPRIGERPHSTASAREQAGVAGADEAVRAALAEGNRVYEERFGHIYLVCASGKSGEELLALLAARLRNDPETERRVVRTELGKINRIRLRALLAELS, encoded by the coding sequence ATGACGGATCGGCGACCCGGGATCGCGGCGTTCGACGCGCTGTCCGACGACGCGGCCTACCAGGCGGTGCTCCGCTGCTGCTCGGCGCCGGGCTTCGCGCGGTCGGTGGTCGCAGGCCGTCCGTACCGGCGGGTCGAGGCGCTGCTCGACGCGGCGGAGGAGCTGTCGGCGCTGCTGCCGGAGTCCGAACTCGAGCTGGCGCTGGCGGGTCATCCCAGGATCGGGGAGCGGCCGCATTCCACGGCCTCGGCGCGGGAGCAGGCCGGGGTGGCGGGAGCGGACGAAGCGGTACGCGCGGCACTCGCCGAGGGCAACCGCGTCTACGAGGAACGGTTCGGGCACATCTACCTGGTGTGCGCGAGCGGAAAGTCGGGCGAGGAGCTGCTCGCGCTGCTCGCCGCCCGGTTGCGCAATGATCCCGAAACCGAAAGGCGAGTCGTGCGAACAGAATTGGGCAAGATCAACCGCATCCGGCTGCGCGCGCTGCTGGCGGAGCTGTCGTGA